TTCTCCAATGCATCGGGTGTATGTGCATAATCAACAATAACCGTTATTCCGTCAGCAGAACGGATGCATTCAAAACGACCGCTTACAGGATACAGTGAACTCAAAATTCTGAGCACATCTTCTGATGGTTTGCCAAGCAAAACAGCAGCTGCATACACGGCCAACAGATTATAAGCATTAAATTCACCCACAAAATGAGTCCAGACTTCTTTCCCGTCAATTCTGAGCAGCATTCCGTCAAACTGATCTTCGAGTATCCTACAGCGGAAATCGGAGAGGTTTTTCAGAGAGTAGGTTTTGGCTTTTGCTTTTGTATTCTGCAGCATCACACTGCCATTCTTGTCGTCGATATTAGTCAGGGCAAAAGCCGAATCAGGAAGTTCATCGAAAAATTTCTTTTTAGCTTTCAGATATTCACTGAAAGTTTTGTGATAATCGAGATGATCATGAGTGATATTGGAGAAAATCCCGCCTGCAAAATGAAGCCCGGCAATACGCTGTTGAACTATCGAATGAGAACTTACTTCCATGAAACAATATTCGCAACCTGCAGTAACCATTTGTTGCAGGAGAAAATTAATTTCCACCGCATCAGGAGTAGTATGATCAGAAGGATATTCCTTATCATCAATATAATTGACCACCGTTGAAAGTAAACCGGCCTTATGCCCAAATGCACGGAACATATTGTAAAGCAGGGTAACCGTTGTTGTTTTTCCATTGGTTCCGGTTATTCCAACCAATTTTAATTTCTGAGAAGGATGATCAAAAAAATTCGAAGCCAGGCAACCCAAGGCTATCTCTGAATTTTTCACCTTCACAAAAGTTACCCCTTCAAAACCTTTTTCCGGTATTTCCTCACAAACCACAATTTTGGCTCCCCGCTCAACAGCTGTCGGAATAAAGCGATGGCCATCGGTTTCTGTACCCCTGACCGCCACAAACAGGTCTCCATTCTCTATTTTGCGCGAATCAAAATTTACAGCATGTACGGATTCTGATTCATTGCCTGCTATTTCAAGAACATCAATACCTGTAAGTATGTCTATTAACTTTTTCAAAATTATTTGTATAATTTTTATAACTAACTCATTTGCAACACAATTCTTTGCCTTAACTTAACCTTTGTTCCTGCAGGAACAGATTGGGACTTTACCTTGCCAAAACCATTCAATGTAACGCAAAGACCTGAATTTTCAAGTAAAAACAATGCATCTTTGGCCCCCATGCCTACCACATTAGGTACAATCTTTTTATCCACAAAACGGTTTTCCAGTACCTCCTTGTCTTTTTGAGCATTGACCACCACCCAATTACTTTTAATCCTGTCCTCGTCGGAGGTAGGAACGCCAAGCTTTTCAAGCACAAGCTCCAGATCCTTGAAATAGCCATTCTTTGAAAATGGGATCTGGCTGTATTCAACATTATTATCCTCATTGATAGGTTGATGCATGCTCAGATTGATTGCATAAACCTTATCGGCGATTTCTTTAAACACCGGACCTGCTACCAGGTTTCCATAATATACCTTATTTGAAGGT
The window above is part of the Bacteroidota bacterium genome. Proteins encoded here:
- a CDS encoding UDP-N-acetylmuramoyl-L-alanyl-D-glutamate--2,6-diaminopimelate ligase, with amino-acid sequence MKKLIDILTGIDVLEIAGNESESVHAVNFDSRKIENGDLFVAVRGTETDGHRFIPTAVERGAKIVVCEEIPEKGFEGVTFVKVKNSEIALGCLASNFFDHPSQKLKLVGITGTNGKTTTVTLLYNMFRAFGHKAGLLSTVVNYIDDKEYPSDHTTPDAVEINFLLQQMVTAGCEYCFMEVSSHSIVQQRIAGLHFAGGIFSNITHDHLDYHKTFSEYLKAKKKFFDELPDSAFALTNIDDKNGSVMLQNTKAKAKTYSLKNLSDFRCRILEDQFDGMLLRIDGKEVWTHFVGEFNAYNLLAVYAAAVLLGKPSEDVLRILSSLYPVSGRFECIRSADGITVIVDYAHTPDALENVLKTIHHVRKGSEQIITVVGAGGHRDKTKRPEMAAIVTEMSDKVILTSDNPRDEKPEDIIRDMQAGVGDENKKKVLVIVDRAEAIKTS